The Deltaproteobacteria bacterium genomic interval CGGTTTCTCGATGTCAGACCGCTGGTGGTACGAACTGTCTCCAGGCGTCCGATTCCGCCACCACCTTGATCTCACGATTGCGCGCCTCGAGAAAGCGGCGCAGGTACGTGGTCAAGATGAGCCGCTCGGCAACCCAACCGAGCATCCCGAAGGGCGCTGCGAAGTCGAAGAGGTCGCGCATGACGGTGCCGCCTCGACCATCTTCCGCGAAGTAGTGCTCGTGATCGAGTCGGGCGAACGCGCCTCGAACCATCGAGTCCCGGAAGTAAGCGGGCCGCTCGTACGCGGTGATCCTGCTCGTGAGGGTCTGCCACACGCCGAAGTGTCTGGCCCGCCATGTGACCTCGTCGCCGAGCGTCAATAGGCCGCTCGTGCGACCGGCGATCGCACGTTCGCCAGTCGATGCGGTCGAACGGGTATGAAGCTCCACGCTCCGGGTCAAGTCGAAGCACCGCTCCCTGGGAGCGGCGATGTGAATTGTGAGCTCGATGCGTGGCACGGTCTTCGTCGTCGGTCCAACGGCCCGGCGACCCAGGCGCCGCCAGCTGCGGCCGCATACCACGGAGCGGCGCGACCGAAGAAGGGAAGGACGACCGTTAGACACCCTGCTGGTCCGCGCGCTGGTGGCTCACGCTACCTACCAGAGGGCGCAGAGCCAGGCGGTCCGGGGTTCTGCCGTAGACCGTCGGCGATCGCGGGTTAGCCGAGCGCAGCTGTCGCAACGCCAAACTCTATTTCGGTCAGACCACGTGAACCCACTTCGATGAGACACCTCGATACTCGCGCTCGGCCCGCGCCTTTGCGTCTTCCAACGACGGATTACCCACCGCTGCTAGAGCTTCCCAGTCATTGGTACAGTAGAGAGACCCGTCCACGCTGAAGCTATACTTGGACGGACCCGCATAGTACCACCCGCGCGCCGCCTATCACTAGCAGCCGCGAGGACCCGCCAGAGATAAACTTACCGAGATTGCTCGCTCGTGGGGCCCCGGAGGCGGCATCGGGGTCGGTGTCATGCTGCGAGCGCCGCCCAGATAATCGCGCGCCGCGCCGGTCGTGGACGTGGTGCCGAAGACGACCTCGGGTGGGGTGCGGACCGCCGGCCGGGCCGCGTTTGTGCACATTCGGGTAGATCATCGTCTCACCTCGACGTGGGCGAGCTGCGCCTGCACCGTGCGGACCTCGTAGCCGTCCCCGTGACGCGAGATGCATTCCTACGTCTTCGCCCGAGTGCTACTCTCCTGAGCCGCCGCACACGCCGCGGCAAAGGAGGACGAAGCATGACGGTCCGGGGCACTTGTCTGTGTGGCGACGTCGCCTTCGAGGCCGACGCGCCCTTCGAATTCATGGGGCACTGCCATTGCTCGATGTGCCGAAAGCACCACGGTGCGGCATTCTCGAGCGCCCTCGCGGTACACCCGAGCCGGTTCCGCTGGCTCCGTGGCGCCGAAGGCATTCGCCGCTACGAGTCCTCGCCCGGGGGTTCCCGTCCGTTCTGCGGTCGGTGCGGCTCCGCGGTGCCGGGCTCGGCCGGCGAGCTCGTGTTCATCGCGCCGGGCCTCCTGGACGACGACCCCGAGATGCGCCCGCAGGCGCACATCTTCGTCGCCTCGAAGGCGCCGTGGCACGAGATCGCGGATTCCCTGCCGCGCTTCGACGCCTACCCATCCGGCATGGGCGAGGCCGTTCCCTTCGAGCGCCGCTCGGAGCCCGTCGCCGGCCGCGTGCGCGGGAGCTGCCTCTGCGGCGCGGTCGGGTACGAGATCGGGGGCCCGGTCGCCGGTCCGATCGCGAACTGTCACTGCTCGCGCTGTCGCAAAGCTCGCGCTGCGGCGCATGCGTCGAACCTCTTCGTCGAGCTCCCGGAGTTCCGCTGGTTGCGGGGCGAGGATCTGGTCGTGTCCTACAAGGTCCCGGAGGCGGAGCGCTTCACGCAGGCGTTCTGTCGCACGTGTGGCGCGAAGGTGCCGCACGTGAACGCCGCACGCGGACGCGTCGTCGTGCCCGCAGGCTCCCTGGACGACGACCCCGGGGCGCGCGAGGAGCTGCACATCTTCGTCGGCTCGAAGGCGCCCTGGTACGAGATCGCGGACGACCTCCCGCGGCACGAGGCCTACCCGCCGGGGCCTTATCCACCGCCGTCGCGCCGGCCGCGCGACGCGGGCGCGCGAGGCTGAAGCGGGTTCCCCGGCTCAGCGCGGCATCACCGGCCGGATCAACCCCTCCTGCGCGACCGATACGACGAGCTTCCCATCGCGCGTGAACAGGTGCCCGGTCACGAAGCCGCGCGCGCCGTGCGCCGCCGGGCTCTCCTGCGCGTAGAGGAGCCACTCGTCGGCGCGGAAGGGGCGATGGAACCACATGGCGTGGTCGAGGCTCGCCATGACGTAGCTGGGATCGTTCCACGCGATCGCGTGCGGCAGCGTGGCGGTGTCGAGGAGCGTCATGTCGGAGGCGTACGCCACCACGCACTGGTGGAGGAGGAGCTGGTGGGGCAGGCGGCCGGCGGCCCGGATCCACACCAACTGGCGCGGCGGCCGCCGGACGGGGTGGAACGGGTCCATCGGCTCGACCGGGCGCGTGTCGATGGGGCGGTCGCGTCCGAACCAGAGCCGCAACGGCTCGGGCATGCTGGTCATCTTCGGCGCGATCCAGTCCGCGAACGACGGCAGCGACTCGGGGTCGGGCGCCTCGGGCATGGGGACGCTGTGCTCGGGCCCCACTTCCTCGGGCTGGAACGACGCCGAGAGGTGGAAGATCGCCTGGCCGTGCTGGATCGCGACCACCCGCCGGGTGGTGAACGTCTTCCCGTCGCGGATGCGGTCCACCAGGTAGAGGATCGGGGTCGAAGGGTCGCCCGGGCGGAGGAAGTAGGCGTGCAGGGAGTGGACGTTGCCGCGGTCGACCGTGCGGCCCGCGGCGACCAGCGCCTGCCCGGCCACCTGGCCGCCGAAGACCCGCTGGCGGTTCTCCTGCGGGCTGCGGCCGCGGAAGACGTTCACCTCGAGCTCCTCCAGGTCGAGGAGCGAGACCAGCCCGTCGAGCGCGGAGGCCACCGTCAGCTCTTCGTCTTCAAGGCCGCGGCGTTCTCGCGGATGAAAGCGCGTAGCTCTTCGACCATGTCGAGGAGCTTCTCCCACTGCTCCTTGTAGAGGGTCACGGGGAAGCGGCCGAGGCCGTACACCGAGACGCCGCCCTTCTCGCTCACCTTGAAGGTGATGCCGCGGCTCGCCGTCCGCCTGAGGCGCTCGTTCTCCGCCTTGACGCGCTCGAGCTCTGCCTTCTCGTCGTCGGGCATGGCGACAGCGCTTAGCAGATGCGTCGGGGTGCCGAAAGGCGGGTTGACGCCTACTCCTGATCCCAGAGGTGTTCGCGCGTCTCCGCCACGATCACCCCGGAGAGCGCGATGAGCGAGAAGAGGTTCGGGATCGCCATGAGCCCGTTGGCGATGTCGGCGAAGGACCAGACGGCGGGGAGCGACACGACCGAGCCGACCATGACCGCCGCCACCCAGAGGACGCGATAGGGCGTGATGACGCCCACGCCGAAGAGGTACTCGGCCGCCTTCTCGCCGTAGTACGACCAGCCGAGGATGGTCGAGAAGACGAAGGTCAGGAGCCCGACGGTCAGCACCACCGGGCCGACGACCGGGAGATCGCCGAACGCCGCCTTGGTGAGCGCCGCGCCCTTGAACCCGTTCGTCCACTCGCCGGAGTTGACCAGCACGAGGCCGGTCATGGCGCACACGACGACGGTGTCCCAGAAGGTCCCGGTCGAGGAGACGAGCGCCTGGCGGACCGACGTCTTCGTCTGCGCCGCGGCGGCGACGATGGGCGCGCTCCCCAGGCCCGACTCGTTGGAGAAGAGGCCGCGCGCCACGCCGTAGCGCATGGCCTCGCGTACGCCGGCGCCGACGAAGCCGCCCACCGCCGCCTGCCCGGTGAAGGCGGTGCCCACGATCAGCCGCAGGGTCTCGGGGATCGCGGCCGCGTGCATCACGAGCAGGATCGTGCACCCGACGACGTAGAAGACCGCCATGAAGGGGACGAGCTTCTCGCACACGTTGGCGATCGACTTGATGCCGCCCAGGATGACGACCGCCGTGCAGGCCGTCATCGCGATGCCCGTGATCCACGGGCTCACGCCGAAGGTCTCGACCACCATCGCCGAGATCGAGTTCGCCTGCACCATGTTGCCGATGCCGAAGGCGGCGATCGCGGTGAGGGCGGCGAACACGACGCCGAGCCAGCGCATGTGGAGGCCGCGCTCGAGCGCGTACATCGGCCCGCCCGCCATCGCCCCCTGCGGCGTCGTGATGCGATACTTGATGGCGAGCACCGCCTCTCCGTACTTGGTCGCGATCCCGAAGATGCCCGTGAGCCACATCCAGAGGACGGCGCCCGGCCCGCCCGCGGCCACCGCCGTCGCGACGCCGACGATGTTGCCGGTGCCGATGGTGGCAGCGAGCGCGGTGGTGAGCGCGCCGAAGTGGCTCACGTCGCCCTCGCCCTCGGCCGTGCGTTCGAACGAGAGCCGGATCGCGGTGCCGAGGTAGCGCTGGATGACGCGCAGCCGGACGGTCAGGAAGAGGTGCGTGCCGACCAGGAGGATGAGGAGCGGCGGGCCCCACACCCAGTTGCTGAGCCACTCGAGGTGCTGCTCGAGCGCGATCAACGCGCGAGCTCCGCGCCGAGCGTCCGCACCGTCGCCTCGAGCCGCTCGGCCGGGACGCGCGGCATGACGATCAGGCGGTCGATGCCCACCTGGCCCGCCTGCGTGACGAGTGCCGGCGTCAGCGGCTCGAAGGTGGTGAGCGAGATCTCGAGCGGCGGGCGGCCAGTGGCCGCACGCAGCCGGCGGAGCTCCTGCACGAGCGGCGCGGCCGCCTCGACCGTGAGGCCGAAGCCGTACCACCCGTCGCCGAAGCGCGCCGCGCGGCGGAGCGCCGGTGCAGCGTGGCCGCCGACCACGATCGGCGGATACGGGCGCTGGCGCGGCTTCGGCTCGAAGCGGATGCCGTCGAAGGCGGCGAAGCGCCCCGAGAAGCGCGGCAGCTCCTCGGTCCAGAGGACGCGGATCGCCCCCAGGTACTCGTCGGTGATGGCGCCGCGGTCCTTGAACGAGACGCCGAGCGCGCGGAACTCCGCCTCGACGTAGCCGCCCCCGAAGCCGGCGATGAGCCGCCCGCCGGAGACCAGGTCGAGCGTCGTGAGCGCCTTCGCGAGCAGCACGGGGTTGTGGTGCGGGAGGACGAGGATGCCGGTGCCCAGGCGGAGGCGGCGCGTGTGCGCGGCCACGTTCGCGAGCGCGACCAGCGAGTCGAGGAAGGGCGTCTCGGGCGGAGTCGGGACCGGGTTGTCGCGGACGGGCATGGCCACGTGCTCGCCCGTCCACACCGACTCGAAGCCCGCCTCTTCGGCGGCGACGGCGATGCGGATGGCGAGCGCGGGGTCGGCGCAGGGGCCGAAGTTCAGGCCGAAGAGACCGAAACGCATGCGCGCTTCTGACAGCGGGTGGACGCAACGTCAAGGACGCGTGCCGGTGGCGGGTGTGCCGCCGCGTCCGCTAAGTTGGGGGCCGATGCGCTACAAGGCGGTTCTCTTCGATCTGGGCGGGGTCGTCGTCGGCTCGCCGCTCGCGGTGATCGCGCGCTACGAGGCGGTGCGCGGCATCCGCGCCGGGTTCCTGAACCGCGTCGTGGTGACGGCCGGCGCAGCGGGCGCGTGGGCGCGCCTCGAGCGCGGCGAGATCCTCCTCGAGGCGTTCTACCCGGCCTTCGAGGAGGAGTGCGCCGCGGCGGGGTGCTCGATCGACGCGCGGGAGATGATGGCCCGGGTCAGCGAGGTGACGGTGCCCCGGCCGGCGATGCTGGAGGCGATCCGCCGCATCCGCGCCCGCGGCCTCCTCGCCGCCGCCGTCACCAACAACTGGGTCGCCGAGGGCGAGGGCACCGGCGTGCTCCGCGCGCACTTCGACGCCTTCGTCGAGTCGTCGGTGGCAGGGGTGCGCAAACCCGACCCGCGCATCTACGAGCTGGCCTGCGCCAAGCTCCGCATCGTGCCGCCCGAGGCCGTCATGCTCGACGACATCGGCTCGAACCTGAAGACGGCGCGCGCCCTCGGGATGGCGACCATCCGGGTCGCCGACCCCGATTCGGCCCTCGGCGAGCTCGAGGAATTACTCGGGTTTCCGCTACGTTGAGCCCCGGCGGCGCCCCACCCCCGTCGAAAGATCGCCATGGAAAATCCCGGGCTGCCGCGGTACACTCCGCGTATGGGTTCCCGATCGGGGCACACACAGGCCCCAGCGCCGGCAGGCGGTCCGCCGGTGATCGGGGCCGGGAGCCGGCATCGGCGGTCGGCCTCCCGGCGGCGGGGCTCGGGCCCGCCTGGTCTTCCCGCCGGAAGAAAGGAGGTGATCCAGTGACGTATTCCCCTACGGTGATCTGTGAGGTGGTGCCCTCTTAGGGCGAGCCCGGATCATCAGTCGCTGGGTCACCCGAAGGGGACCCAGGCATCACCGAGCCCCGACAGTCCCCGCGTCACCGGCGGGACGGCGCGAAGCGCCGTGACGGCTGTCGGGGCTTTCTTTTTCGCCCGCCTTGACTGGGCTCCGCGGCGGCCGTAAGCGGTGAACAGTGTTAACTTCCGCCGCCGCCGGTCGGAAGGGCGCGGGCGCCGCCCGCGCCGCCATCCTGAGGGCGGCGCGCCGCCTCTACGTCGCGCACGGCGCGAGCGGCGTCTCGGCGCGCAAGATCGCGCGCGAGCTCGGCTGCAGCCCGACCGCGATCTACCTCTACTACCGGAGCATCCCCGACATCATCGAGCATCTTCGCCTGGAGGGGCACGCGCTCCTCGCCGCGCGCCTGCGGCGCGTCGACCCGAAGCTGCCCGCCCTCGAGCGGGTGCGGGCCATGGGGCGCGCGTACTGGCGCTTCGCGCTGGAGCATCGCGGCTACTACGCGCTCATGTTCACCCTGCGCGCCGCCGAGACGCCACGCCGCGAGGCGGTGCAGCGCGAGATGGCGACACTCTTCATCCTGCGCGACGTGGTCGCGCGCGGGATCGAGACGGGCGAGCTGCGGCGCGACCTCGATTCGACCGTGGTCACCAACGTGCTGTGGGCGAAGATCCACGGCGTGGCCGCGCTCGCCGTGTCCGGCCTGCTGGTGCAGACCGCGCCCGGCCACCACGAGGAGGTCCTGGAGGCGATGCTCGAGAGCGCGGCCCGCTGGCTCGAGCCCTGAGAGACGTCATGCCGCTGCTCGACTGGCTGCCCGGAGCGCACCGATCCCGCCCGGGCGAGGGCCAGGGCGCGGCGCCCCGCCCGGCCTCGGCAACGGACTGGCCCTTTCCCTTCCCGCCGCCGGGTAGAGCGAAGCCGAGCCCGCCCGACACGATCCCGCCCGGCATCGCCTACCGCTGGCCGTTCCACCCGCTCGCGGGGCCGCCGCTTCCGAGCCGGGGCGTCCCGGCGCCGGTCAGCCTTGCCGAGTTCAAACGCGAGCTCTCCGGCTGGTGCGACGACGTGGGCGTCATCTCGATCGACGACCCCGCCCTCGCCCACGAGCGCGAGGAGATCCTCTGGGTCTACCCGCACACGCGCTCGCTCGTCTGCATGATCGGTGAGGAGAACAAGGCCGCCATGCAGTCGCGCTACCTGCCCTCCGCCAACAACGAGCTCTACCGCTGCGAGGAGCGGCTGTGGGAGATGGGCCGGCGCGTGGTCAAGTATGTGAACGCGCTCGGCGGCGAGGGGCTCACCACCACCATCGGCTGGCCGCAGGAGGTGGGACAGCGCTGGGCCGACAAGATCTGGCCCCTCAGCCACAAGCTGGTGGCGCAGGCCGCGGGGCTCGGC includes:
- a CDS encoding sodium:alanine symporter family protein; this translates as MIALEQHLEWLSNWVWGPPLLILLVGTHLFLTVRLRVIQRYLGTAIRLSFERTAEGEGDVSHFGALTTALAATIGTGNIVGVATAVAAGGPGAVLWMWLTGIFGIATKYGEAVLAIKYRITTPQGAMAGGPMYALERGLHMRWLGVVFAALTAIAAFGIGNMVQANSISAMVVETFGVSPWITGIAMTACTAVVILGGIKSIANVCEKLVPFMAVFYVVGCTILLVMHAAAIPETLRLIVGTAFTGQAAVGGFVGAGVREAMRYGVARGLFSNESGLGSAPIVAAAAQTKTSVRQALVSSTGTFWDTVVVCAMTGLVLVNSGEWTNGFKGAALTKAAFGDLPVVGPVVLTVGLLTFVFSTILGWSYYGEKAAEYLFGVGVITPYRVLWVAAVMVGSVVSLPAVWSFADIANGLMAIPNLFSLIALSGVIVAETREHLWDQE
- the tesB gene encoding acyl-CoA thioesterase II, with product MASALDGLVSLLDLEELEVNVFRGRSPQENRQRVFGGQVAGQALVAAGRTVDRGNVHSLHAYFLRPGDPSTPILYLVDRIRDGKTFTTRRVVAIQHGQAIFHLSASFQPEEVGPEHSVPMPEAPDPESLPSFADWIAPKMTSMPEPLRLWFGRDRPIDTRPVEPMDPFHPVRRPPRQLVWIRAAGRLPHQLLLHQCVVAYASDMTLLDTATLPHAIAWNDPSYVMASLDHAMWFHRPFRADEWLLYAQESPAAHGARGFVTGHLFTRDGKLVVSVAQEGLIRPVMPR
- a CDS encoding SRPBCC family protein translates to MPRIELTIHIAAPRERCFDLTRSVELHTRSTASTGERAIAGRTSGLLTLGDEVTWRARHFGVWQTLTSRITAYERPAYFRDSMVRGAFARLDHEHYFAEDGRGGTVMRDLFDFAAPFGMLGWVAERLILTTYLRRFLEARNREIKVVAESDAWRQFVPPAV
- a CDS encoding WHG domain-containing protein, with protein sequence MLTSAAAGRKGAGAARAAILRAARRLYVAHGASGVSARKIARELGCSPTAIYLYYRSIPDIIEHLRLEGHALLAARLRRVDPKLPALERVRAMGRAYWRFALEHRGYYALMFTLRAAETPRREAVQREMATLFILRDVVARGIETGELRRDLDSTVVTNVLWAKIHGVAALAVSGLLVQTAPGHHEEVLEAMLESAARWLEP
- a CDS encoding GFA family protein, whose translation is MTVRGTCLCGDVAFEADAPFEFMGHCHCSMCRKHHGAAFSSALAVHPSRFRWLRGAEGIRRYESSPGGSRPFCGRCGSAVPGSAGELVFIAPGLLDDDPEMRPQAHIFVASKAPWHEIADSLPRFDAYPSGMGEAVPFERRSEPVAGRVRGSCLCGAVGYEIGGPVAGPIANCHCSRCRKARAAAHASNLFVELPEFRWLRGEDLVVSYKVPEAERFTQAFCRTCGAKVPHVNAARGRVVVPAGSLDDDPGAREELHIFVGSKAPWYEIADDLPRHEAYPPGPYPPPSRRPRDAGARG
- a CDS encoding HAD family phosphatase, which gives rise to MRYKAVLFDLGGVVVGSPLAVIARYEAVRGIRAGFLNRVVVTAGAAGAWARLERGEILLEAFYPAFEEECAAAGCSIDAREMMARVSEVTVPRPAMLEAIRRIRARGLLAAAVTNNWVAEGEGTGVLRAHFDAFVESSVAGVRKPDPRIYELACAKLRIVPPEAVMLDDIGSNLKTARALGMATIRVADPDSALGELEELLGFPLR
- a CDS encoding TIGR03619 family F420-dependent LLM class oxidoreductase — translated: MRFGLFGLNFGPCADPALAIRIAVAAEEAGFESVWTGEHVAMPVRDNPVPTPPETPFLDSLVALANVAAHTRRLRLGTGILVLPHHNPVLLAKALTTLDLVSGGRLIAGFGGGYVEAEFRALGVSFKDRGAITDEYLGAIRVLWTEELPRFSGRFAAFDGIRFEPKPRQRPYPPIVVGGHAAPALRRAARFGDGWYGFGLTVEAAAPLVQELRRLRAATGRPPLEISLTTFEPLTPALVTQAGQVGIDRLIVMPRVPAERLEATVRTLGAELAR